The Prunus dulcis chromosome 3, ALMONDv2, whole genome shotgun sequence genome segment gaaagtgaaaaaatattgagtagaaagtgaataaatattgaggagaaagtgaataatagtagaaggagaagaaaatgtaagaggatttggtgttaaaagtgaagagtatagGTTGGTATttacacaaaaaaaattcagtattttttgtgtattttttttaaaaaattttgatttttttcaatttctttttgcagaaaaattggctgccgctGGATTGATCACATTTTTCCGTAGTATGACGTGCACTACACATGCATCATCGACATGAATAATTGGCAGGTCTCAGCGATACAAGCAATAATTAAAGTTGAGATAAAAGTATCATAAGGTTCACATTTTACCGTACTATCACGGGCACTGAGTATTGATGCGATACAAGTAATAATTATTGGTAGGCCTCGGAGATACAAGCAATAATTAATGctttgataaaataataataataataataattaatgggAACTATGTTGGGGTTCTGTCGAGTCGAGCATCATTTTCATGAGGACCCTGGTGTTGGTTTTGATAGACCTGGTGGGCTTCCTCCGGTGGTTACTAGTTTTCTAACATATAATGCAGTTTAGGGTTTCCCAAGCGACATATTGAGTTGTAGTGTAGAACTAGTACTGTATTCAACTCAAGTGAAGCGAGCTattcttctccctctctctctctctctctctctcccgggCTCCTACTCCATCATTTTTCGGTAAGAACGTTTCAAACCGTGATTGCAtctaattacttaattatcTGTAATTATATAGTTAAGTTGATATAATTAAGAGGGCACTCATAGTCACTCATTGATCGATCTCTGCAACGTTGTGCAGATCGGAATCTAAACCAACGCTGAAGTCCATATATGGATCCGTTAACTAATAGGGAGGTACCGACTGCAACGGAACTACCATCACAGGAAAGGGAAGCGCATCATCAAATACAGGACTCTGAGGAAACAGATGGTGATGCTGATAACTTGCTCTTGTACCAGCAGCTGTACAGCTATGCTACTCaaggcaaaacaaataaatttcacGACACTATTGAAAAGAAGCTTCGGGATCCCAATACTCGCGTTCAGTTTCTGTCTCGACGGAGCCCCCAGAATAACACATTCGTTCACATAGCTGTGAGCTCCGGCCATGTCGAACTAGCAGCCAAGATCTTACAACAACACAAGCACCTTTTGTTAGAGAAAAACTTTGAAGGCGACACCGCTCTTCACATTGCGGCCAAAGCTGGGGATGTAGATACGACAACAAACACTCTTCTGCGTGAAGCACAAGGAACCATAAACGTTGAAAATACTGGTGATGTATTGACGTTGCTGAggatgaaaaataatgagGAAAACACTGCCTTGCACGAGGCCCTGATTCGAGGTCACCAATTAGTAGCCAAGTGTTTGATAGAGGCCGATCCTGCCGTTTCACTTTACATTAATAAAGAACAAAAGTCCCCTTTGTATTTGGCCGCTGAACAAGGGCTTGTTGAGATAGTGAAGCtaatagaagaaaaagcaGTAAAGAAGAACACAGAAATTCAAGGCAAGTCCCCGTTGTTTGCTGCAATTCTAGGCTGCCAGAAAAAAGGTTCGTactttgaaataataattctttttttttttttagagtatgtattatatatatacacataataAGAGGAagtttgaaataatttggattGTAGCTCATAATCCCATTGCTTAACATTAGGGACTTAAAAAACTGTCAGCAATTAAAGAGTAATTTAATGGTATAATTggtaaataaatcaaattacatGAACACATCCTATATGGCatctaattttaaaattgagttTTACTTAAAGGTTTTATTATTGGTGGGTTATGGTCTAGAGTTTTTGAATTGTAAGGCCCTATATATTAATGtgacttgttttttttgtcaCAGCGACCAGTTTGATAGATTTTGATAGATATTACAACcttttcatagaaaaacattaTCATTATAATCATGTTGTTCTAATTTATACTTGATTCATTTACTGACACCAGAAGTCCTAAAGATAATATCAAACATGGAAGCAAATATTTTGAACTCAAAAGATGAGAAAGGGAGGACTCCACTGCATTGTGCAGCATCAATTGGTTATCTAGAAGGGGTTCGCTTCTTAGGCAAACGTCTCGTGGATTCTCATCGAAAGGATAATTGTGGGAACTTTCCGATCCATTTTGCATCAAGCAAAGGTCATGTCGACATTGTTAAAGAGCTGCTTCTACATTGTCCCGATTCAATGGAACTGAGGAACTCAAGTGACCAAAATATACTCCATGTTGCAGCAAGATGTGGCGAGGACAATCTTGTCAAATATTTTCTCAAGAATGTTGAGTTTCAAATGTTGATAAACCAAAAAGACAACAGAGGAAATACTCCTTTGCACTTGGGAAAGATGTACCATCATCCCAAGGTTGTGGACCTTTTCACTTTGGATAGAAGGACCAACTTAAAGGTCTTGAATGATAGGGGCATGACAGCTCTTGGCATTTCAGAAAGCACTTTGGAAACTAGTGCATCATATGATGGGGTAAGTTTGTGCTATATCTACTTTTATCATATTACTGATGCTGATGATTCTGGCTATCATTACTAAGGGACTTCCTTGTTTTATTTAGTGTGTTAGGTACAAGGAACTAAAAGGAGAAACAAGTAGTagtaataatagtaataatttATGTAATTGACATAGATTTTgttcatatatatttgatatgaattttggTAAACTAATTGTGTCCATTGATATAGGTTTTGTTCATATTAATTGATATACCATCTAGACTATAATCAATTagtaattgtttttattttgaatgacattaatgctaaaatatgaaaattatgagagaatatttgtttgtgggaattttctgtgtattcttctccttgtaggaggtcatatttataatacaacaaaacctgaatgggcaagtaaataataaattcctaaatccatttatagtaggaaatcaggaattaaagtaaatcaattacaattataataggaattcttggtgtgtaaggaaagtaagtcaatatccacaagtcacgccaacacttcccctcacgttggtgcatagatgtcgccaatgcccaactgatccagtgaattgtggaatgctttactggaaattgcctttgtcaaaatatccgccaattgatcctcggatttcacaaaaggaaactgaaacactttagcctcaagcttctgtttgatgaagtgtcgatccacctcaacatgtttagtatgATCATGTtgaaccggattctgtgcaatggctatagcagccttgttgtcacaaaagagattcattgtggatgtaggtttatacccaagttcagtaagcaactttcttaaccaaagaagttcacaaatccctttagtcatgcctctgaactcggcttctacactggataaagctactacattctgtttcttgctcctccatgtccgaagaactgcattcatgtggtcttcacttggagagtgcataaattgactgacaacgctcaccgcataaacaatgtctggtcgagtatgtgacaaatagatcaatcttcccactaaccgttggtatctttctttgttagttggaacttgatccggatattctccaagatgatgattctgaacaataggagtgtccgcacgtttgcaatctagcattcctatGTCCGTCAACAAgtccaagacatatttcctttgagatagaaatatgccttgctgcgatcgagccacctcaattcccaagaaatacttgagtccacctagatccttcatctcaaactcagtagccaaatagtcttgtagctatgatatttcctgtttatcattcccagtaataatcatatcatcaacatagattattaatgccgttaccttcccttttcgatgtttcaagaatagagtatgatctgagttgcactgtttgaaaccattgttcttcattgccatggtgaaccgtccaaaccatgcacgtggtgactgtttcaatccatacaatgcttttcataacctgcaaactgttccagtctgagtagtattatatccagaggaatgtccatgtacacctcctccgtgagttcgccatgtagaaaagcattctttacatcaaactggtgtagtggccaatccaaattagctgcaagggacaataagactctgacggtgtttaactttgcaactggtgcaaaagtttcttcatagtctataccataggtctgtgtgtatccttttgccacaagtcttgccttgtatcgctcgatagatccatctgcattatgttttatagtaaacacccatctacatccgatagtcttttttcctcgtggtatagtctccaatgtccaagtctgatttttctcaagagctttcatctcctcttttatagcttggacccacttaggatctttcaatgcttcagagaccttggttggaatatggatagcagacaactgatgcacaaaagccttgagtggttcagacagcttctcaggggatacatgatttgcaattggatacttggatgtcttgccaatatcaggtgaataacggtttggtggcttcccacgattttgcctgaaaggtaattgatatccaatagttttatcctctaaatgcacaagtctagtaggagtatttacctcaaagatattctcaggagattggtccGTTAGTACTGTTGAATGagaggggggtcttcatcttgttgttctgagTTGTCTGTAAGAGTAATGACTCGAATCAAAAACATCTTCGCAAGGGTTAGGCGATCGATCGTTGTTTGGCAGAGAGCATTCGCACGTGCCAGACTCGGGACGATCGATTGTTATTGTTTCTTGGCCGAGAGCAATCTTCGTGCATAGATGAATATCCTCATGTTCCAAGCTGCTCCAATTGAGCTCTTCACTCggtatctccccctgaatAGTAGAATTGGATGCTGGGTCATAGAAGAACATATCTGATTCTAGAAAGGtgacatccaaagtgacataggttcgccgggtaggagggtgataacatcggtagcctttctgatgagtggcataacccaaaaaaacacaacgaagcgcacatggatcaagtttgcttcgttgatttttgtggagatgaacgaagGCCACACAGCCAAAAATGCGAGGGGTAAGCACCAAAACAGAGGGCAGAGGCCCGATGTTGCGCGAGCACTTGTAATGGAGTTTTGAAGTTCAAGACCCCAGATGGCATGCGGTTGATAAGGTGGACAGCAGTGACGAcagcatcatcccagtgatgaCGAGGAACATGGCCATCAATGAGAAGAGCACGGCTGTTTCAAGGAGATGACGATTCTTCCGTTcggcaacaccattttgttgtggtgtctggGGGCAAGTTGTCTCATGAATAATGCCATGTGTctggaagtaagtctgaaaatcatgattaacaaattctccaccgtTGTCAGAGCGAAGAATCTGTATTCGAGCATTGAACTGTGTTTCCATCTGGTTGTGAAAGGATTGGAACAGGGAAAACACttcattcttatttttcatcaaataaagccatgtcatccgtgtacaatcatctatgaatgtgacaaaccaacGAATACCGGAATGAGTAGAAATAGGTGagggtccccaaacatcagaatgaattAAAGCAAAAGGAATAGTACTTTTATTCATACTTAAAGGATAGGATGCTCTATGACTCTTGGCTAGAATGCAAGTGTCACATTTAAAATCTGAATCCTTAAATACAGAAAACAATTCGGGCAATAAGTGTCTCATATAACCAAAAGATGGATGCCCCAAACGTCGGTGCCAGAGCCAAATTTGTTGGTGCTTGTCATCAGATGGATGCTTTACACTATTGGCACGTCCCATACTGAAGTCATCCACATAGTACAGCCCCCCTCTTTTAGTACCACGCCCAATGATCTCCTTGGTGAGAATATCCTgtagtaaacaaaaattgggatAAATTAGTGCACAATAATTTAGTTGTTCAGTGGCCTGACTTACAGACATTAATTTATTGGacaaagatggaacaagtagaGTATTAGAAAGGGACAGAGAAGGTGAAAGGGCAACAGTGCCGGCCCCTATCACAGGATAGGTAACTCCATTTGCATTGGCAATACTTGTGCGGCGGGGTGTAGTGGTGTGCAAAAAATCATTCGGATCAAAggtcatatgatcagtggcgccagaatcaattatccaaccAGTAGTATCTCGTAGATCAGAAGTATGAAATGCATAACCACAGTTACCTGAGACATCCGGAAGCGCGGGACTATCAGCAGGATCTACCTGCGGGAACAAGGCTAATGGGGGTTCGGTAGAGACAAGAGCAGCACGGCCGGAATTACTAGCAGTTTCTTTGAGCTTGCGAGCGCGGAGGTCCTCCCACCAATCAGGATAACCATTTAGCTTAAAACAGGTGTCACGGGTATGTTTGAGGTTGCCACAGTGCGTGCAACCACTTCCATCAGTCGGAGCCTTGGGACGGGAAGGTGGGATGGTTTTAGGAAGTGGCGCACCAGCAGCAGTAGCATATGACTGGATCTGAAGGTGGGCCACAGTAGAGGAATTATGGAGCTGTCCGGCACGAGTAGGGGGACTTGATCGAGGCGCACTCTTGGCCGCTAAGCCAGCACCAGTGGCTCGATCAGATGAACCCATCATCACTGCTTGTCGAACATCTTCACGGTGAACATAAGCATAAGCTTGGTCAACAGTAGGGAATGGAGTCATGTGAAGAACATCACTTCGGGCCTTATCAAGACGATCATCAAGGCCATCCAAAAATATGTAAACTCGATCTTCCTGCAGAATATCATTATAGCGCTTGATATCACTTTCATACTCCATCATATTTGGACGACGAAAATCAATTTCTCTCCATAAGCTTTGGAGAGTATTGTAATAGGTTTCAATGGAGCCACCAGCTTGTCGCATACGAGAGACTCGTCATTTCAGATCATAAACCTGAGAGGTGTCAGTGCCATCATAGTAAGTTGTGGCAATTGCATCCCACACTGCTTTTGTCGTCGAAAATCGAATGAAATTGCCAATCAAGCTCTGCTCCAGAGAATTGATGAGCCATCCCTTCATAATAGAGTTCTCGGTGTGCCAGCGAGGAAACGTTGGAGCGGTCGAAGGAGGTTGTGGAAGATCGCCATTAATATATCCCAATTTGTCTTTGCCGGAGATATACAACTCTACAACTTGGGACCATAGGGCATAGTTGGTGCCATCCAACTTTATGCcaatctgtgcagcggaagcTTCATAGGTAATTGTCGTCGGAATCGTTGTCTGATTCGGGTTCAAGGTTGTCGTCTAATTCAAGGTCGGGGTTGTCGTCTGAGTCgaggtcggggtcgtcttggTAGGATCCTGATTTAGGATCAATTTCGAGGTCTGAGTCTGCATCTGCATTAGTTGAGCCacctgggcactcaactcggCTATGGTTGGTTGAGAAGGAGAGGAGGAAGCAGTGGCGCTACCGCCATGAGGATTAGAAGAGTCATCCTCCCCCATGGtggtggctagggtttagaaactagagtcagcaatcccaagatcgccgctctgataccatgctaaaatatgaaaactatgagagaatatttgtttgtgggaattttctgtgtattcttctccttgtaggaggtcatatttataatacaacaaaacctaaatgagcaagtaaataataaattcctaaatccatttacagtaggaaatcaggaattaaagtaaatcaattacaattataataggaattcttggtgtgtaaggaaagtaagtcaatatccacaaatCACGCCAACAATTAATATTGTTTAAATTCTAAGGGCATTTGCTtgtctaaattattttttgaaattttaatgttttaaatattacAGCTCCCATGAAAATTTCATGGATCCACCACTGCACGCGATTCGTTTCAAGCAACAAAGTTTTCAATATATTAATGGTACCACTTGTGCAGATGATACCTGCcgtaaaagaagaagaaaatggcgTGATCCAGTTATATTCTTCAGAACAAAATCCGAGAGACTCAAGCAGCCTACCTGAACTTGATCAAATTTTGGTTGAGCCAGGCCCAGGTatggaaacaaaaataacTACTGCCGCTGCTGGTCAGATTCAGAACAAAGCAGTAGCGACAGCTTGGTGGCTGATAAATAGACTGGTAAATTGCTTGGAGTACCCAAGAACTTGGTTGGAAGATACACGTGGCATGCTGATGATTGTGGCAACCATGATATCAACCACAACTTTCGAAGCTGCAGTTAATCCACCCGGTGGTGTTTGGCAAGACAATAATATCAATAGTAGCGCTGGAGGTACTACTTATTGCACCCATGATAACATATGCACTGCTGGAACTTCAGTGGCAGGCAGCGGCTTCCCAAAAGACTTCCTCGACTTCGTAACACACAATACCATCTCGTATATTTCTTCTCTCAGTGTCACCCTTTTGCTTGTTGGCGGATTTCCCCTCCGGAATCGTGTAATTATGTGGCTTTTATCAATGGCCATGTGTCTCACTCTTACTTCTCTGGCACGCACCTATATACATGCTCTTATGATAGTGTTCCCTAATACTGAAATTTACAAATCATATGAAAAGATATCCCAGATATCCATTGTGGTTTGGGTTACATTGCTTGGGATCATAGCTGCAATCCACACCATTCGTCTTATCATTTGGTTGGCGAGGAAGTTGTGGGGCAGGTTCAAGCATAAGATCCCAAAAAGCCTCAGGAACGTGATTGATAGTTTGGTGGATAGTTCGAGAGCACGTCACCGTACCAAAAAATTCTGAGGAGAATACGCCTGTCTGTCGTTTCCTTGTGTATTGGACACCAGATTGCTAAAGTAAACCATCTATTTATTGATGAAGAATGTGTTTTAAGGAGAACCAGTAGGTCGTGTTTGGCTAGTGAGCTAGCCAATGTTTGCCTTAATTTATTTCTGTTAGAACTTGGATGCTATGTAATATATAAAGATTCTATGAAGCTGTTGTCATGTTTATTAACACAGAAAGCTTCCATTTAGGGATTTctcaaattagtttatttgaTAGATACCCTTGTAGGACTCACTccgcattgtatttcactaatccaaaccatctatgtTGTAGAtgctcattcaaagatcatctctacaaaaaatcacttgaatccaataTTGTTTGTCCACTCAAGTTGTGTTTGGCTAGTGAGCTCGCCAGTGTTTGACTTAGTTTATTTCTGTTAGAATTTGAGCAAGTCAGAATGATCAGTTTGGATGCTAtgtaataaataaagattCTGTGGAGCTGTTGTTGTTTATTAATCTGAAatctatttttatttcctcCTTATATAAAGCTTGGTGAAAACTGTTTGATAACTCTTCATTAATAATTCTAGTGTTCGGCTAATAGTAAAGAGAGAGGTTAAGCTGACGTGTGGTTAGTTAGTCACGTGTATTAGTTATGTTAGTTGTTGTAATAATCGCGTGGGTTATTCTCATTGAAATACAAGTTCTCTGTTGTTCTCTCAATTTCGCTGTTTTATATTTCtccaatcttcttcttcctcaattcttcttcttctgttagCATCTAGAACCTCGTAGACATAAGAACTTTCCGACCCtaattatgaaaaattaaaatattttattttagggaGTTTCACATATAAACCCTTTATTAGAGACTAATAACTTATAAAAATATGGCACTGGGTTCGTGGTCGAAGGTAGTTGGGTCTGGTTGGGTTGTACGTAACCACGTGATCATTTATGTCTAGGTTGTCCATGAGGCACACTCTAGTGGTCTTATTAGTAGCGTAGACATGATTTCATGTGTGAGGAGACCTTTTACAAACATTTCAAAGTAACCGAAAAGACCAAAAATTCATACATAATACATATGTAATGAAAtctttactctttttcttttcttttttttttttgggtggccataaaaaatatatatcatttatTGGCTCAGTCCTTCCCTATTTTCCATTAAAGATATACCTTTTTTTAAGATAGAAGCCATTTAAGTTAAGCCAAGCCATGTTGAATGGCTCCAAACTTGGAATCTGATATTTGGGGTTTCCATTGATTATAAGATCTGCGGTGCCTTGGCTGTATCTGTACAGCCACTTATCCAAGGGTTGAGTTTGCATTTCAAAAATGGATGGTTGAGATTGAATGACTGGATAACCTATTCAGCCCTTTGTTATTGAGCACCTGAGTCACATGTGACTCTTATAAGGGCTAACAGAACCAGACGCATGCTGTGGAGGTGGAAGACGACGCTCGCTCCAAGTTTTCTCTCTAAATTGAATCATAAGAGCCTCCAGCTCTTTTCTCTGCTTGCCTAAATCCAATCCTAAGGGACCCCAAATCCTCTCTCTGCTTGCCCATCAAATGCTCTCCCTGCTTGCCCACCAAATCCTCTCCCTACTTGCCCAAATTCATCCTGTGTTGGCCAAAATGCATCTACAGAAAGCTAATGCTCACCGAATCAAGGTCGTCACGAGAAAACTGAAGACAAAGCTGGCGACTCTGCCTAAGCGAGGTCCTCAACTCTTCTCTCTGCTTGCCCAAAACTGATCTGCAGAGAGGTAATCGTTGCGAAATTGATGATGGGTCCAGCCTCCATGATGTAATGGTCACCAAATTGAGTGGAATTTAGTTTGATTTGTTGGAATTGTGTGAACGACGACATTTGAGTTGGTGGAGAAAGGAAGTGTAAAGAGGATGcgttgaaaatttggaaacaTCAAGTAAGAGTTCAAACAACCCTCTTTTTCTGGTTTATGAGTTGAATGTATTTTGGGTAATGAGTTCATGCAGTTTAGGAGTTCAATATATTTTGAGTAATGAGTTTATGCAATTGTATGTTTTTAGCTTCGTGTTTATGCTCTGAAGAGTTTGCCAACAGTCGGGCAACATTTGCATTGCAagcatgcaattgcatgttggTGATGCAATGCAAGAGTGATTGTGCACAAacgaaaataagaaaaatggatCATATTTTACTGTACATGCATaattagaaatattttttactataaaTCGAAGGGCTCAATTATTTGAAATACAGAGCATGACAAACGGTAAGGGGCAATAATCCGAACATATTATACTACAAAAGGACCAATTATTCGAAAATATTTAGTAATAGAAATTGTCATGTAGTAcaaatcatattcaaaaaTATCCCCAATTTCGTAAACCATAATGTGGTTAACCCTAATATGTATTAATAGCCATAAGGTCATAATGAAGTAGTTAGTTACTTTTCTTTGTCTTCGCACCATACATTCATTAACTTTGCGTTTTTAAGCTATGTGGAGTTTGCTCACAGGCGGGGAGCGTTTGCATAACACACATGCAATTGCACTACGGCGATGCAATGTATGAGTGACTGTGTGCAAACCGAAATAAGAATAATGGATCA includes the following:
- the LOC117620628 gene encoding protein ACCELERATED CELL DEATH 6-like isoform X2, translated to MDPLTNREVPTATELPSQEREAHHQIQDSEETDGDADNLLLYQQLYSYATQGKTNKFHDTIEKKLRDPNTRVQFLSRRSPQNNTFVHIAVSSGHVELAAKILQQHKHLLLEKNFEGDTALHIAAKAGDVDTTTNTLLREAQGTINVENTGDVLTLLRMKNNEENTALHEALIRGHQLVAKCLIEADPAVSLYINKEQKSPLYLAAEQGLVEIVKLIEEKAVKKNTEIQGKSPLFAAILGCQKKEVLKIISNMEANILNSKDEKGRTPLHCAASIGYLEGVRFLGKRLVDSHRKDNCGNFPIHFASSKGHVDIVKELLLHCPDSMELRNSSDQNILHVAARCGEDNLVKYFLKNVEFQMLINQKDNRGNTPLHLGKMYHHPKVVDLFTLDRRTNLKVLNDRGMTALGISESTLETSASYDGLP
- the LOC117621829 gene encoding uncharacterized protein LOC117621829, yielding MVPLVQMIPAVKEEENGVIQLYSSEQNPRDSSSLPELDQILVEPGPGMETKITTAAAGQIQNKAVATAWWLINRLVNCLEYPRTWLEDTRGMLMIVATMISTTTFEAAVNPPGGVWQDNNINSSAGGTTYCTHDNICTAGTSVAGSGFPKDFLDFVTHNTISYISSLSVTLLLVGGFPLRNRVIMWLLSMAMCLTLTSLARTYIHALMIVFPNTEIYKSYEKISQISIVVWVTLLGIIAAIHTIRLIIWLARKLWGRFKHKIPKSLRNVIDSLVDSSRARHRTKKF
- the LOC117620628 gene encoding protein ACCELERATED CELL DEATH 6-like isoform X1, which produces MDPLTNREVPTATELPSQEREAHHQIQDSEETDGDADNLLLYQQLYSYATQGKTNKFHDTIEKKLRDPNTRVQFLSRRSPQNNTFVHIAVSSGHVELAAKILQQHKHLLLEKNFEGDTALHIAAKAGDVDTTTNTLLREAQGTINVENTGDVLTLLRMKNNEENTALHEALIRGHQLVAKCLIEADPAVSLYINKEQKSPLYLAAEQGLVEIVKLIEEKAVKKNTEIQGKSPLFAAILGCQKKEVLKIISNMEANILNSKDEKGRTPLHCAASIGYLEGVRFLGKRLVDSHRKDNCGNFPIHFASSKGHVDIVKELLLHCPDSMELRNSSDQNILHVAARCGEDNLVKYFLKNVEFQMLINQKDNRGNTPLHLGKMYHHPKVVDLFTLDRRTNLKVLNDRGMTALGISESTLETSASYDGVSLCYIYFYHITDADDSGYHY